A genomic window from Triticum urartu cultivar G1812 chromosome 7, Tu2.1, whole genome shotgun sequence includes:
- the LOC125522078 gene encoding protein CYTOKININ-RESPONSIVE GATA TRANSCRIPTION FACTOR 1-like yields the protein MSTIYMSQLSTAFPLMEEDHHQDHHQGHFQAFTLPKDPPILFPFVISNSSPSDNSSLSYGSDQHLMQHHAMLDQPQHMIGGSSSVFSTPFPTVESIRDDMIERSYSYDPYDMEKLQATSGGSLKIGKWAAPAPAAKMRITRKTSDPGVKKPRKRAQAYEDHGHMGGMNQALGVIRTCSDCNTTKTPLWRSGPCGPKSLCNACGIRQRKARRAMMATGAAPATDVGAKAAAPGDAAVTVRPPKVKKEKRAVDVDRSLPFKKRCKVVQDHTATHDAASTTVEAAAEPPVVVPTTAPAAAPGSDLVDTIGANWSKSPTAAAAACFRPSPAPFAVPVPVQDEITDAAMLLMTLSCELVRS from the exons ATGTCTACCATCTACATGAGCCAGCTCTCTACTGCTTTCCCTCTAATGGAGGAAGATCATCACCAGGATCACCATCAGGGGCACTTCCAGGCCTTCACCCTGCCCAAGGATCCCCCGATCTTGTTCCCTTTTGTGATCAGCAACAGCAGCCCTAGCGACAACAGCAGTCTCAGCTACGGATCAGACCAGCACTTGATGCAGCACCATGCCATGCTAGATCAGCCCCAACAT ATGATTGGTGGATCATCGAGCGTGTTTTCGACGCCGTTCCCGACCGTCGAGAGCATCCGCGACGACATGATCGAGCGATCCTACTCGTACGATCCATATGATATGGAGAAGCTGCAGGCCACCAGCGGCGGATCGCTCAAGATCGGCAAGTGGGCGGCGCCTGCTCCTGCAGCCAAGATGAGGATCACGAGGAAGACGAGCGATCCCGGTGTCAAGAAGCCGAGGAAGAGGGCGCAGGCATACGAGGATCACGGCCACATGGGCGGCATGAACCAAGCTCTGGGTGTTATTAGGACATGCTCTGATTGCAACACCACGAAGACCCCCTTGTGGAGGAGTGGTCCTTGTGGCCCCAAG TCGCTTTGCAACGCGTGCGGCATCAGGCAGCGGAAGGCGCGCCGGGCGATGATGGCCACCGGGGCGGCGCCCGCCACCGACGTCGGCGCCAAGGCGGCCGCGCCGGGTGACGCTGCCGTGACCGTGCGCCCACCAAAGGTGAAGAAGGAGAAGAGAGCTGTCGACGTCGACCGGTCTCTGCCGTTCAAGAAACGGTGCAAGGTGGTCCAGGATCACACTGCCACACACGACGCTGCTTCCACCACCGTCGAGGCTGCCGCAGAGCCGCCGGTCGTCGTCCCCACCACTGCTCCTGCTGCTGCGCCGGGGAGTGATCTCGTCGACACCATCGGGGCCAACTGGAGCAAGAGCCCTACCGCCGCCGCAGCTGCCTGCTTCCGGCCATCGCCGGCGCCCTTTGCGGTGCCAGTGCCGGTGCAGGACGAGATCACGGACGCCGCCATGCTGCTGATGACGCTGTCCTGCGAGCTTGTCCGGAGCTGA